GAGGATACGGGAGGCCGCGGTGCGCAGCGCGGGAACGGCCGGCGCCAACAAGGGGGCACGCGATGACCAGCGAAGAGGGGCAGGGCTGGGAGATCCACCTGCCCCCGGGCGTGGACCCGGACAGCCTCGACCTGCTCGCCGAAGGGAGCCTGCCGGCCGCGTGGCGGCGGCGGGCCGAGGCGGCGCCTGGCCGGCCCTCGCTCTGGGACGCGGGCCGGGGCTGGACGACTCAGGCTGGGCTCCAGGAGGCCAGCCGGCTGGTGGCCGGGCGGCTCCACCGGGCCGGGCTGCGGCCCGGCGACCGCGTGCTGTGCAGCGCCGGGCCCTCGCTCGCGCTGGTCGAGGCCTACGTCGGCCTGCTCCGCCTCGGCGCCGTCGCGGTCCCGGTCAACACCGCCTACACCGAGCGCGAGATCGCCCACATCGTCGGCGACGCCGAGCCTCGCGCGGCCGTCATGGACGACGGCGAGCGGGCCGCCTGGGCCCGCCGGGCCGCCGGCGGCGACCTGCTGACCCTCGCGCCGGAGGTCGACCTGCCAGCCGGGGACCCCCCCGACCTGGACGCGGCCGGGCCGGGCGAACCGGCGCTCCTCTGCTACACCTCGGGCACCACCGGCGCGCCCAAGGGGGCCGTGCTCAGCCACGCCAACCTGCTGGCCGGCGCCGAGGCGCTCCGCCTGGCCTGGCGCTGGACCGAGGAGGACCGGCTGCTGCTGGCGCTCCCGCTGTTCCACGTCCACGGGCTCTGCGTCGGGCTCCACGGGACCCTGCTCGCGGGTGCGTCCGCGGCGCTGCTGCCCCGCTTCACGGCCCACGGGATGCTCGACGCCGCCCGGGAGCACGCGCCCACCCTGTTCTTCGGCGTGCCAACGATGTACACGCGGCTGGCCGCCTCCCCCCGGGTCGGCGAGCTGGCCCGGCTGCGGCTCTGCGTCTCGGGCTCGGCGCCCCTGCCACCGACGGTGTCCGAGCGGCTGGCCGAGCATGGCGGCCAGTGCATTCTCGAGCGGTACGGGATGACCGAGACGCTCATGAACGTCTCCAACCCCTACGAGGGAGAGCGGCGGCCGGGCACCGTGGGGCTGCCCCTGCCAGGCGTCGAGCTGCGGCTGGACGGCGGCCACGAGGGCGAGGTGATGCTGCGGGGGCCGAACGTGTTCGCCGGCTACTGGCGCAACCCGGATGCCACCGCCGAGGCGATCGACGCGAGCGGCTGGTTCCACACCGGCGACCTCGGCAGCTACGACGAGCGCGGGTACCTCCGCATCGAGGGGCGCACCAAGGAGCTGATCATCACCGGCGGCTACAACGTCTACCCGCGCGAGGTCGAGGAGCTGCTGCTCGAGCACCCGGCGGTCGCCGAGGTCGCGGTCGTGGGCACGCCGTCGGAGGAGTGGGGCGAGGTCGTCACCGCCTACGTCGTGGCCAGTGGCGAGCCGCCCGCGCCCGACGACCTGCTCGCCTTCACCGCCGACCGCCTGGCCTCGTTCAAGCGTCCGCGGAGCGTCCGCTACGTCGACAAGCTGCCCCGCAACGCCCTCGGCAAGGTGCTCAAGCACGAGCTCGGACGTTGAGGACACCTTGGTGTTCATGAGCCAGAACAATGGGAACGAGAACAGCAGCCCGAAGATGGCGCCGCCGAGGTACACGCGTGGCCGCGGCCCGGCGCGGGCATGGCTGCCAGACAGTCGACGGCGGAGGTGAGGCGGCATGAGCGAGGGTGGTGGGCCGGCGGCGGGAACCGTGGGCCTGCGAGGACGCACCGCGCTGGTCACAGGGGCGGCCAGCGGCATCGGAGAGGCCTGCGC
This region of Actinomycetes bacterium genomic DNA includes:
- a CDS encoding acyl-CoA synthetase yields the protein MTSEEGQGWEIHLPPGVDPDSLDLLAEGSLPAAWRRRAEAAPGRPSLWDAGRGWTTQAGLQEASRLVAGRLHRAGLRPGDRVLCSAGPSLALVEAYVGLLRLGAVAVPVNTAYTEREIAHIVGDAEPRAAVMDDGERAAWARRAAGGDLLTLAPEVDLPAGDPPDLDAAGPGEPALLCYTSGTTGAPKGAVLSHANLLAGAEALRLAWRWTEEDRLLLALPLFHVHGLCVGLHGTLLAGASAALLPRFTAHGMLDAAREHAPTLFFGVPTMYTRLAASPRVGELARLRLCVSGSAPLPPTVSERLAEHGGQCILERYGMTETLMNVSNPYEGERRPGTVGLPLPGVELRLDGGHEGEVMLRGPNVFAGYWRNPDATAEAIDASGWFHTGDLGSYDERGYLRIEGRTKELIITGGYNVYPREVEELLLEHPAVAEVAVVGTPSEEWGEVVTAYVVASGEPPAPDDLLAFTADRLASFKRPRSVRYVDKLPRNALGKVLKHELGR